A section of the Cuniculiplasma divulgatum genome encodes:
- a CDS encoding ABC transporter permease has protein sequence MNNDRTAGQRLKGTLSDIYANKLSFAGLIIIGFFVIVAILFELLGTHMTPYNPYKINLSSANLPPSLTHIFGTDGLGRDIFSRILAAIPVDLAIPSMVVGISVLVGLILGSIAGFYRGPREEVIMRFTDLFLAFPGLIMALAIAATLGPSLINATIAITIVWWPPYVRIVRAGVLEVSANDFVTASRAMNLSFWYIFKNDLIPNIIPTVIVYATMDIGTALLTLSTLGFLGVGIPAGTPELGLMASSITTTLYTYPWEGLIPAAFILLIVLGLGLLGEGLRDSMDVNLKSHIVRRIPRPREQPTEEESGSGAISS, from the coding sequence ATGAATAATGATAGAACTGCTGGACAGAGGCTTAAGGGTACGTTGTCAGATATATACGCCAACAAGCTTTCCTTCGCTGGACTTATCATAATTGGCTTCTTTGTGATTGTTGCAATCCTGTTTGAACTGCTGGGCACACACATGACGCCGTACAATCCATATAAGATCAACCTTTCCAGTGCGAATCTTCCTCCCTCACTAACACACATCTTTGGAACTGACGGACTTGGGCGTGACATATTCTCCCGTATTCTTGCAGCTATACCAGTGGATCTCGCCATCCCTTCTATGGTCGTTGGAATATCTGTCCTTGTAGGCCTTATATTGGGAAGCATTGCCGGATTTTACAGAGGACCGAGGGAAGAGGTTATAATGAGATTCACTGATCTCTTTCTGGCATTTCCTGGGCTCATAATGGCACTTGCAATAGCCGCAACGCTTGGTCCCAGCCTGATAAATGCAACCATTGCAATCACCATAGTCTGGTGGCCCCCATACGTCCGTATAGTCCGTGCAGGGGTACTGGAAGTATCGGCCAATGATTTTGTGACAGCATCCAGGGCAATGAACCTATCATTCTGGTACATATTCAAGAATGATCTAATACCAAACATAATCCCGACGGTAATTGTATATGCCACCATGGATATTGGGACCGCACTTCTGACGCTATCAACACTTGGATTTCTTGGAGTGGGCATACCTGCCGGTACTCCTGAACTGGGGCTCATGGCATCATCAATCACCACAACGCTCTATACATATCCGTGGGAAGGTCTCATACCTGCGGCATTCATACTGCTAATAGTCCTCGGACTAGGTTTGCTTGGCGAGGGTCTCAGGGATTCCATGGACGTGAACCTGAAATCACACATTGTCAGGAGAATTCCAAGGCCAAGAGAGCAGCCAACAGAAGAGGAATCTGGCAGTGGTGCAATATCTTCATAA
- a CDS encoding ABC transporter permease: MDSSRSLIFYIIKRSIEGVLLIFGTIIIVFLISHLLSTNPAVLWAGPKARPSTIAAVKLRYHLDDPIYVQLWYFLSSYATGNLGIDPVTGQSILSEILFYFPNTLELVLMAFVIIIIAGIGLGYLSAMNFGNKKDSLIRIFYLGAWSTPTFLGAALAISVFASYIPIFPVGGMYSSYLTAPPRITGIFVLDSIITGHIGDFVNGMYHLILPAATLAFLNFGLVTRISRSGVLGVRWMPYVRTAYSKGLPMKEVQRHHILRTGLIEANTVVAVMFGWLISGTVVVEELFSWPGIGRFAYNAVVSDNYPVLIAVVIVFTIAVVVANLVADILYAVLDPRITLSGEKS; this comes from the coding sequence ATGGATTCAAGCCGTTCACTAATTTTTTATATAATCAAGAGAAGCATTGAGGGAGTCCTTCTCATTTTTGGCACCATAATTATTGTCTTCCTGATCTCGCATCTACTCAGCACAAATCCTGCAGTTCTCTGGGCAGGTCCCAAGGCCAGGCCTTCAACCATCGCTGCAGTGAAGTTAAGATACCACCTCGATGATCCAATATATGTACAGCTCTGGTATTTCCTCTCTTCATATGCTACAGGTAATCTGGGTATTGATCCCGTTACCGGTCAATCAATTCTGAGTGAGATCCTTTTCTACTTTCCCAACACGCTTGAACTTGTGCTCATGGCCTTCGTTATAATCATCATTGCAGGCATAGGGCTTGGTTACCTGTCCGCCATGAACTTCGGCAACAAGAAGGATAGCCTCATAAGAATCTTCTACCTCGGGGCATGGTCCACCCCAACATTTCTGGGTGCGGCTCTTGCCATAAGCGTTTTTGCCTCGTATATCCCCATATTTCCCGTGGGAGGTATGTATTCATCTTATCTGACAGCCCCACCTCGCATCACTGGTATCTTTGTTCTTGATTCCATAATCACGGGCCACATTGGTGATTTCGTGAACGGAATGTATCATCTCATTCTTCCGGCAGCAACACTGGCCTTCCTGAATTTTGGACTGGTGACAAGGATCAGCAGGTCAGGAGTACTGGGTGTGCGGTGGATGCCTTACGTTCGGACCGCTTATTCAAAGGGATTGCCAATGAAGGAGGTTCAGCGGCACCACATTCTCAGGACCGGATTAATAGAGGCAAATACCGTTGTGGCCGTAATGTTTGGGTGGCTGATTTCAGGTACAGTGGTGGTTGAGGAACTCTTCTCATGGCCTGGAATTGGGAGGTTTGCATACAACGCAGTTGTTTCTGATAATTATCCTGTGCTCATCGCTGTTGTCATTGTATTCACAATAGCTGTTGTTGTTGCAAACCTGGTCGCAGATATACTGTACGCAGTACTTGACCCAAGAATAACGCTTTCGGGTGAGAAATCATGA